In Dermacentor andersoni chromosome 4, qqDerAnde1_hic_scaffold, whole genome shotgun sequence, the following proteins share a genomic window:
- the LOC126536170 gene encoding transmembrane protein 184C, whose translation MPLSWCLSRWKLWIQFVVALAYGLVILVVVPLISVQLMNKGASADVQAWFSSGVFVLLTLPITFWEIIQHILNYTKPHLQKHIIRILWMVPIYSLNCWLALTWPKTGIYLDTIRECYEAYVIYNFMVFLLNFLHRELEMEISPDEHRPSVKHIFPLCFLRPCPGGLRFINSCRHGILQYTVIRPITTALALITEMFGKYGEGKFDFGYAYPYIVVINNISQFIAMYSLVLFYKAYRTELTPMSPIPKFLCIKAVVFFSFFQSVIISLLIYTGIVSPSFFSEKGTAGDVNRGLQDFLICIEMFVAAVAHYFAFSHVPYVDPHARPIPCCLSFMAMWDVSDVTQDVSDHIRHVGNTVKNTVQRKPDYFSERKLLLGSFSDDTYIPVNEPGDFLNDRPSRSGYLSIAGSSTNAHVT comes from the exons ATGCCCCTTTCGTGGTGCCTCTCAAGATGGAAACTGTGGATACAGTTCGTCGTAGCCCTGGCCTACGGGCTTGTGATCCTCGTCGTGGTGCCACTTATCAGCGTCCAGCTGATGAACAAAGGTGCCAGTGCAGACGTTCAGGCCTGGTTCAGCAGCGGCGTTTTTGTTCTCTTGACCCTTCCCATAACTTTCTGGGAAATAATCCAGCACATACTAAACTACACGAAGCCGCACCTTCAGAAACACATAATTAG AATCCTATGGATGGTACCAATCTATTCGCTCAACTGC TGGCTTGCTCTGACATGGCCAAAGACTGGAATATACCTTGACACAATTAGGGAGTGCTATGAAGCCTATGTGATATACAACTTCATGGTGTTCCTGTTGAATTTTCTGCACCGAGAGCTGGAGATGGAAATATCTCCAGATGAGCACAGGCCATCTGTGAAGCACATTTTCCCACTCTGCTTTCTGCGGCCCTGCCCTGGTGGCTT GCGCTTTATCAATTCCTGTCGACATGGTATTCTTCAGTACACGGTAATTAGACCAATCACAACAGCATTGGCCCT cataACTGAAATGTTTGGAAAATATGGAGAAGGAAAGTTTGATTTTGGATATGCGTACCCATATATTGTGGTTATAAACAACATATCGCAGTTT ATTGCTATGTACAGCCTAGTCTTGTTTTACAAGGCCTATAGGACTGAACTGACACCGATGTCACCAATACCGAAATTTCTGTGCATCAAAGCagtcgtctttttttctttctt CCAATCAGTGATCATCTCACTGTTGATTTACACGGGCATAGTGTCCCCCTCCTTCTTTAGTGAGAAAGGAACTGCTGGTGATGTGAACAGAGGTCTTCAG GACTTCCTGATCTGCATAGAGATGTTTGTGGCCGCGGTTGCCCACTACTTTGCCTTCTCACATGTCCCGTACGTGGACCCACACGCGCGGCCCATTCCCTGCTGCCTGTCATTCATGGCCATGTGGGACGTGTCCGACGTGACTCAGGACGTGTCTGACCATATTAGACATGTCG GCAACACTGTGAAGAATACAGTCCAACGCAAGCCCGACTACTTCAGCGAGCGAAAGCTTCTGCTAGGAAGTTTTTCAGATGATACCTACATTCCGGTGAATGAGCCCGGCGACTTTCTGAATGACAGGCCATCTCGAAGTGGGTATCTGAGCATTGCAGGCAGCTCTACAAATGCGCATGTCACTTAG
- the Pomp gene encoding proteasome maturation protein, which yields MNLPPLRPTNSQKKPASVEHGDYGVHDVMLHGFPSVRNSLASSHPLEESEKSFEENARKMQMATARSIQGLHAPLKLMVERKAALQIGRLPFLPSSNTMLEALDGRDETITFEDLYNEFSESEVLRPPQLVMEKHLNLL from the exons ATGAATCTTCCTCCGTTAAGGCCCACGAACTCTCAGAAGAAGCCGGCGTCAGTGGAGCATGGCGACTATGGTGTCCACGATGTCATGCTTCATGG GTTTCCCAGCGTGAGGAACAGCCTCGCAAGCTCCCATCCGTTAGAGGAATCGGAAAAAAGC TTCGAGGAAAATGCTAGAAAGATGCAAATGGCGACGGCTAGATCCATTCAGGGACTTCATGCCCCTCTGAAACTCATGGTGGAAAGGAAAGCAGCTTTGCAG ATTGGCAGACTGCCATTCTTGCCAAGTTCCAACACCATGTTGGAGGCACTGGATGGTCGAGATGAAACCATCACATTTGAAGACCTCTACAATG AGTTCTCAGAGTCCGAGGTGTTGCGACCTCCTCAACTGGTAATGGAAAAGCACTTGAACCTGCTCTGA